The nucleotide window TTTCACGTTCCAACATTTATAAAAAACGGGCACAAAAAAAGCATGACAATAAATCACATTATGAAATTATCATGCTTCTATTTTTAAATAGGTGTAGAGGTGTTAAAGCGTATTCAGCGGTCGTTATGTCGTTGCTATCACTTCAATTTCCACTTTTGCATCCATGGGTAAACGAGCGACCTCAACGCAAGATCGAGCAGGGAATGACGCGTTGTGATTCTCAAAAAAGTCACCGTAAACTTTGTTAACAACAGGAAAGTCATTTAAGTCTTTAACAAATACGGTTGTTTTCACAATGTGCTTAGCGCTCAACCCGGCCTCTTCGATGATGGCCAAAGCATTGTTTAATGATTGCAGCGTTTGTTCAGCGACATCCTCCGACATCTGTTTTGTTTCTGGGTTAATTGGAAGCTGACCCGAGGTCATGATCATGCCACCTAAATTAACACCTTGAACATATGGACCAATAGCTAAAGGCGCTTTTGAAGTACTAATAATATTTGTCATTTTTTATCTCAAGTCAGTTGTAAAAGTTGCGATTTGTTGAGGACTAAATGCTAAACACAGGGAGAAGGTTCAACATTGACATGAAATGGAACACGGCTGTCAGCACACCAAACAGAATCAGTACGCCAACCATGGCATTCCCTCCAGGGGCGACAAATCCTTCATGGCTTCCCTCTAGACGGCGTGATTTGCGAGCTAATAACGCAGGGATCAGACATGCCCAAACCGTAGCTGCCGCACCGGCATAACCAATTGCAATAACGAAACCAAACGGAAATAACAAAGAAAGCACCAGAGGGGGTAAAAATGTAGCCAGCCAGGTTTTTGTTCGGCCTT belongs to Vibrio sp. STUT-A11 and includes:
- a CDS encoding Rid family detoxifying hydrolase, whose amino-acid sequence is MTNIISTSKAPLAIGPYVQGVNLGGMIMTSGQLPINPETKQMSEDVAEQTLQSLNNALAIIEEAGLSAKHIVKTTVFVKDLNDFPVVNKVYGDFFENHNASFPARSCVEVARLPMDAKVEIEVIATT